The following are from one region of the Defluviitalea raffinosedens genome:
- a CDS encoding FMN-binding protein: protein MKKVIALALALGLSFSALTGCGGKKEEASQPADTTQTKTEQPAETTKNEGNNAGEAVLADGTYKAEGEYDERGWKPVVTLEVKDGKIVAADYDEVTEDGASKQADEEYNNNMRAKVNIGPADFFPQLEAALVEKQDVDAVDTITGATSGSNHFKEIVKKALAAGPVAADTTAGGLKDGTYTAEGEYDERGWKPTISIEVKDGKIVAVDYDEVTEDGASKEADEAYNNNMKAKVNIGPADYFPQLEAALVEKQDADAVDTITGATHGSENFRALAKKALEAAK from the coding sequence ATGAAAAAAGTTATAGCTTTAGCGTTGGCATTAGGGTTGTCATTTAGTGCATTAACAGGATGCGGAGGAAAGAAAGAAGAAGCTTCTCAACCTGCTGACACAACACAAACAAAAACAGAGCAACCTGCAGAAACAACAAAAAATGAAGGAAATAATGCTGGTGAAGCAGTTCTAGCCGATGGTACATACAAAGCAGAAGGCGAGTATGATGAACGCGGCTGGAAACCAGTTGTTACACTTGAAGTAAAAGATGGTAAGATCGTTGCAGCAGATTATGATGAAGTTACCGAAGATGGTGCATCAAAACAAGCTGATGAAGAGTACAACAATAATATGAGAGCAAAGGTAAACATTGGACCAGCAGACTTTTTCCCACAATTAGAGGCAGCTCTTGTTGAAAAGCAAGATGTAGATGCGGTGGATACGATCACTGGTGCAACCAGCGGATCCAATCACTTTAAAGAAATCGTTAAGAAAGCTTTGGCAGCAGGACCAGTTGCGGCAGATACAACAGCTGGCGGATTAAAAGACGGTACTTATACAGCAGAAGGTGAATATGACGAACGTGGCTGGAAACCAACAATCTCCATCGAAGTAAAAGATGGTAAAATCGTTGCGGTGGATTATGATGAAGTTACCGAAGATGGTGCATCAAAAGAAGCTGATGAAGCATATAACAACAACATGAAAGCAAAAGTAAACATTGGACCAGCAGATTATTTCCCACAACTGGAAGCGGCTCTTGTTGAAAAACAAGATGCAGACGCAGTGGATACGATCACTGGTGCAACACATGGTTCCGAAAACTTTAGAGCACTGGCTAAAAAGGCTTTAGAAGCTGCAAAATAA
- a CDS encoding FAD-dependent oxidoreductase encodes MSKKVVILGAGYGGIQAALTLHKKKKKSDDIEIYIIDKNPYHTLLTELHEIAGNRIEEDGILVHLRDIFQYTDVHVVQDYIHDVDFENQILKSENNSYPYDYLIMGIGSEPNFYGIEGMKEHSFTLWSHKDSLVIKEHILKMFQKASSEKDPAKRKAYLTFAVGGGGFTGTEMIGELAFWVNDLSEQYNVNRNEVRLILIEALPKILPILDDSLIEKAVKYLKNKLKVEILTESRITKVNESSFVLNDKDVIESHTLIWTGGVQANRCFTELKLEKGRGERVCVDEYTRTPYKNVFAVGDYALFMTKDNKPLPALVEAALSTGTIAAKNILNLIRNKELEKGDPKLHGVMVSLGKNYGVADLMGIKLSGFPAILMKHMVNIHYLFGIGGFELIVKYLQHELWGVRHKKGLIHSHLERLTPTFWLVLLRLYLGYMWLMSGLEKVDGGWLMNNMIAGSNADATTGASIMQLVSDHTPGWYAWFVDTIIVPNSLFFQKIIVLTELGLGLAFITGTFTFIAAIVSIGMNINFLLSTGLNDLWFLMSSVAMLGGAGRAFGVDHYLIPYLMRQWRYFVNNKKIKINLWK; translated from the coding sequence ATGAGTAAAAAAGTAGTAATACTTGGTGCAGGCTATGGCGGAATACAAGCAGCCCTTACCTTGCATAAAAAGAAGAAGAAGTCCGATGATATCGAAATTTATATTATAGATAAAAATCCATATCACACGCTTCTTACCGAACTCCATGAAATTGCAGGCAATCGTATTGAAGAAGACGGGATATTGGTTCATCTAAGAGATATTTTTCAATATACAGATGTCCATGTAGTTCAGGATTATATTCATGATGTCGACTTTGAAAATCAAATATTAAAATCAGAAAATAATTCCTATCCCTATGACTATCTGATCATGGGCATAGGAAGTGAACCTAACTTCTATGGCATAGAAGGCATGAAAGAACATAGTTTTACTCTATGGTCCCATAAAGATTCTTTAGTCATTAAAGAACATATTTTAAAGATGTTCCAGAAAGCTTCTTCAGAAAAAGATCCTGCAAAAAGGAAAGCTTATCTTACTTTCGCAGTAGGCGGCGGCGGCTTTACCGGAACTGAAATGATTGGAGAACTGGCTTTTTGGGTAAATGACCTGTCAGAGCAGTATAATGTCAACAGGAATGAAGTCCGACTGATTCTGATCGAGGCACTGCCTAAAATCCTTCCTATTCTGGATGATTCTTTGATTGAAAAAGCCGTAAAATATCTTAAAAATAAATTAAAAGTAGAAATCCTTACAGAATCCAGAATCACAAAAGTGAATGAATCATCGTTTGTATTAAACGATAAAGACGTCATCGAATCTCATACACTGATCTGGACCGGCGGGGTACAGGCAAACCGTTGCTTTACCGAACTGAAACTGGAAAAAGGAAGAGGCGAAAGAGTCTGTGTAGATGAATATACAAGAACTCCTTATAAGAACGTATTTGCAGTGGGCGATTATGCCTTATTTATGACCAAGGACAATAAACCCCTGCCTGCTCTGGTTGAAGCTGCCCTGTCAACAGGAACCATTGCAGCGAAAAACATATTGAATCTTATTCGCAATAAAGAGCTGGAAAAAGGCGATCCAAAGCTTCACGGAGTAATGGTTTCCCTGGGTAAAAATTATGGCGTTGCTGATTTAATGGGCATTAAACTCTCCGGATTCCCTGCAATATTAATGAAGCATATGGTAAATATCCATTATCTTTTTGGTATTGGCGGATTTGAACTGATCGTAAAATACTTGCAGCACGAACTCTGGGGTGTAAGACATAAAAAAGGCTTAATTCACAGTCATTTAGAAAGATTAACTCCGACCTTCTGGTTGGTTCTGTTAAGATTATATCTTGGATATATGTGGCTTATGTCAGGTCTTGAAAAAGTCGATGGCGGCTGGCTAATGAACAATATGATTGCCGGAAGCAATGCAGATGCAACTACAGGTGCTTCCATCATGCAATTGGTTTCTGATCATACCCCCGGCTGGTATGCATGGTTTGTGGATACGATCATTGTTCCTAACTCCTTGTTCTTCCAAAAAATAATTGTTCTTACAGAGTTAGGCCTTGGATTAGCGTTTATTACCGGTACTTTTACATTTATCGCAGCGATTGTATCCATTGGTATGAACATCAACTTCCTGCTTTCTACAGGACTTAATGATTTATGGTTCCTGATGTCTTCCGTTGCAATGCTGGGCGGAGCAGGAAGAGCCTTTGGTGTAGACCATTATCTTATCCCTTACCTTATGAGACAATGGAGATATTTCGTAAACAATAAAAAGATCAAAATTAATCTCTGGAAATAA
- the truA gene encoding tRNA pseudouridine(38-40) synthase TruA codes for MQNIKLMIAYDGSRYYGWQRLGNTDQTIQGKIENVLSKMLNENIELIGSGRTDGGVHARGQVANFKTHTNVTPQDIIQYCHQYLPSDITVYDAQVVDDHFHARYHAKGKQYIYQIDNGMIHDVFERKYRYHIPQPLDINQMKKASSYLIGEHDFRSFTNLKSKKKSTVRTISKIDFIQRNTFLDISFEGNGFLYNMVRIITGTLIEVGLGKMLPEDVKTILDKKERPLAGPNIPPHGLFLQKVIY; via the coding sequence ATGCAGAATATTAAGCTGATGATTGCCTATGACGGCAGCCGTTATTACGGCTGGCAAAGGTTGGGAAATACTGACCAAACCATTCAGGGTAAAATCGAAAACGTACTTTCAAAAATGTTAAATGAAAATATTGAATTAATCGGTTCTGGAAGGACCGATGGGGGTGTCCATGCCCGAGGACAAGTTGCCAATTTTAAAACCCATACCAATGTTACCCCTCAGGATATTATTCAATATTGCCATCAATATCTTCCCAGTGATATTACAGTATATGATGCCCAAGTGGTTGATGATCATTTTCATGCCAGATACCATGCCAAAGGCAAACAATACATATACCAAATCGATAATGGCATGATTCATGATGTATTTGAAAGAAAGTACCGTTATCACATTCCGCAACCTTTAGACATTAATCAAATGAAGAAAGCCTCCTCATATCTTATCGGGGAGCATGACTTTAGAAGTTTTACCAATCTGAAATCCAAAAAGAAATCCACCGTCAGGACAATCTCAAAAATAGATTTTATCCAGAGAAATACATTCCTTGATATTTCTTTTGAAGGAAACGGCTTTCTATATAATATGGTAAGAATTATAACCGGAACCCTTATAGAAGTGGGGCTTGGCAAAATGCTTCCGGAAGATGTTAAAACCATTTTAGATAAAAAAGAAAGACCCCTTGCCGGTCCGAATATTCCTCCCCATGGACTTTTCCTCCAAAAAGTAATCTATTAG
- a CDS encoding DUF5721 family protein, whose amino-acid sequence MITLDIIDVKKTMGMLLKGSLFDPFEVRTVEIHTFTKFHIDGILNKSFFYTDEREIYHNRNYVLWEEIKPYVYNIIKGEKTPTYFKIVLSANDDILLKFSKDVSALFINLIYAQEKLTCTTGVALKNFVLDKSDEFEWDEYIRSFFKNAHILAE is encoded by the coding sequence ATGATTACATTAGACATAATAGACGTAAAAAAAACGATGGGCATGCTTCTTAAAGGTTCTTTATTTGATCCATTTGAAGTAAGAACTGTGGAAATTCATACCTTTACCAAATTCCATATTGATGGGATTCTGAACAAATCTTTTTTTTATACCGATGAAAGGGAAATATATCATAACCGCAATTATGTTTTGTGGGAAGAAATTAAACCTTATGTTTACAATATCATAAAAGGGGAAAAGACACCTACATACTTTAAAATTGTTTTATCTGCCAATGATGATATACTTCTGAAGTTTTCCAAGGATGTCTCCGCACTATTTATTAATTTGATCTATGCTCAGGAAAAACTGACCTGTACCACCGGTGTCGCGTTAAAAAACTTTGTTCTGGATAAATCAGATGAATTCGAGTGGGATGAATACATCCGCTCTTTCTTTAAAAATGCTCATATTCTGGCAGAATAG
- a CDS encoding CBS domain-containing protein, with the protein MTIKDIMNAEVHMVMPQDTLEKTLSIMESKHLNGLPVVNEEKQLVGIIVKADIYRFLSVTGHYETCPVEWAMSKDVVTVMPEETVEEAARRLRKHNIIGMPVVENGRVIGMISLENIVDFFISNH; encoded by the coding sequence ATGACCATTAAAGACATTATGAATGCTGAAGTTCATATGGTAATGCCTCAGGATACCCTGGAAAAAACTTTATCTATCATGGAAAGCAAGCATCTTAATGGGTTGCCGGTTGTCAATGAAGAAAAGCAGTTAGTTGGAATAATTGTCAAGGCTGATATATATAGATTTTTAAGTGTAACAGGGCATTATGAAACTTGTCCCGTAGAATGGGCAATGAGCAAAGATGTGGTCACAGTGATGCCGGAGGAAACAGTGGAAGAAGCGGCCAGAAGGCTTAGAAAGCATAATATCATTGGAATGCCTGTCGTGGAAAACGGAAGGGTTATCGGAATGATTTCTCTTGAAAATATCGTGGACTTTTTTATTTCAAATCATTAA
- the htpG gene encoding molecular chaperone HtpG, whose protein sequence is MSRETGSLSIHSENIFPIIKKWLYSDHDIFIRELISNGSDAILKLKKLVAMGEASVPENTHYKIEVILDEKNKIIKVWDNGIGMTGEEVKKYINQIAFSGAEDFLQKYKDKMDKDQIIGHFGLGFYSAFMVAEKVQIDTLSYQENATPVRWICTGGTEYEMEDSDRNERGTTITLYIGEEGKEFLNEYKLRQTIEKYCGFMPVEIYLESVKEEDKEAKDKEKEEPKPINDPHPLWMKHPNDCTEEEYKAFYRKVFMDFNDPLFWIHLNMDYPFNLKGILYFPKLRSEFETIEGKIKLYNNQVFVADNIKEVIPEFLLLLKGTLDCPDLPLNVSRSFLQNDGYVTKISNYITKKVADKLVSLFKNQKEDFIKYWDDIHPFIKYGAMREPKFYEKVKDIIIYKTTNGDYVTLKEYLERNESKHKNKVFYVTDERQQAQYIKLFKDNDMEAVILNSTIDNPFISHIEMHESGVSFNRIDADISEHLKAKDEKKDEAENKAIQEKLEKIFKDNLNNQDLKVQVENLKSENISAMILLSEHSRRMEEMTKMFGGMNIPNMFQKEQTLVLNKNNKLIQTIAEKADAQEHKELIQMLCEQVYDLAMLSHQPLESEAMNKFIDRSNLLLAKVAQF, encoded by the coding sequence ATGTCTCGTGAAACAGGCAGTCTTTCAATACATAGCGAGAATATTTTTCCGATTATAAAAAAATGGTTATATTCCGATCATGATATCTTTATTCGAGAATTGATTTCCAATGGATCCGATGCGATTTTAAAATTAAAAAAATTAGTTGCCATGGGAGAAGCTTCTGTCCCTGAAAATACACACTATAAAATAGAAGTCATATTGGATGAAAAAAATAAAATCATTAAGGTTTGGGATAACGGAATTGGTATGACTGGAGAAGAAGTGAAAAAATATATTAACCAGATTGCCTTCTCCGGTGCAGAAGATTTCTTACAAAAATATAAAGACAAGATGGATAAAGATCAAATCATAGGGCATTTTGGACTTGGTTTTTATTCTGCATTTATGGTAGCTGAAAAAGTCCAGATCGATACCCTTTCCTATCAGGAAAATGCCACCCCAGTCCGCTGGATTTGTACCGGAGGAACAGAATATGAGATGGAAGACTCTGATCGCAACGAACGGGGAACAACCATCACCCTTTATATTGGCGAAGAAGGAAAAGAATTCTTAAACGAGTACAAGCTTCGCCAAACTATAGAAAAATACTGTGGATTTATGCCGGTAGAGATTTATCTTGAAAGCGTCAAAGAAGAAGATAAAGAAGCTAAAGATAAAGAAAAAGAAGAACCAAAACCCATCAATGATCCCCATCCTCTGTGGATGAAACATCCTAATGATTGTACCGAAGAAGAATATAAAGCATTTTACAGAAAAGTATTTATGGATTTTAACGATCCGTTGTTCTGGATTCATCTGAATATGGATTATCCTTTCAATCTTAAAGGTATCCTGTATTTCCCGAAACTAAGAAGTGAATTTGAAACCATAGAAGGTAAAATCAAACTATATAATAACCAGGTATTTGTAGCAGATAATATCAAAGAAGTCATTCCTGAATTCCTTCTGCTGCTTAAGGGAACTTTGGATTGTCCTGACTTGCCTCTTAACGTATCCAGAAGCTTCTTGCAAAATGACGGCTATGTAACAAAAATCTCAAACTACATTACAAAGAAAGTCGCTGATAAGCTTGTATCCCTTTTCAAGAATCAAAAAGAAGATTTCATCAAATACTGGGATGATATCCATCCGTTTATAAAATACGGGGCAATGAGGGAGCCCAAATTCTATGAAAAAGTAAAAGATATTATCATCTATAAAACCACCAATGGCGATTATGTGACCCTAAAAGAATACTTAGAAAGAAATGAATCAAAACATAAAAATAAAGTCTTTTATGTAACCGATGAACGTCAGCAAGCCCAATACATCAAATTATTTAAAGACAATGATATGGAAGCCGTTATTTTGAATTCCACCATAGACAATCCATTCATCTCCCATATCGAAATGCATGAGAGCGGTGTTTCCTTTAACCGAATCGATGCAGATATATCCGAACATCTTAAAGCAAAAGATGAAAAGAAAGATGAAGCTGAAAATAAAGCCATTCAAGAAAAACTTGAAAAAATCTTTAAAGACAACTTGAATAATCAGGACTTAAAAGTTCAGGTGGAAAACTTGAAATCCGAAAATATTTCTGCTATGATACTTCTTTCTGAGCATTCCAGAAGAATGGAAGAAATGACTAAAATGTTCGGCGGAATGAATATACCGAATATGTTCCAGAAAGAACAAACCCTTGTGCTCAATAAAAACAATAAATTGATTCAGACCATAGCTGAAAAAGCAGATGCACAGGAACACAAGGAACTTATTCAAATGCTCTGTGAGCAGGTATATGATTTGGCTATGTTAAGCCATCAGCCCTTAGAATCCGAAGCGATGAATAAGTTTATCGACAGAAGCAACTTATTATTAGCTAAGGTTGCCCAATTCTAA
- the addA gene encoding helicase-exonuclease AddAB subunit AddA, with protein MQWTNEQQAAIDTRGCDLLVAAAAGSGKTAVLVERIVKMITNTSNPIDVDALLVVTFTNAAAAEMRERLGEAISRKLEEEPRNTHLQKQLTLLNRASISTIHSFCLDVIRNHFHLLDLDPSFRIADEAEMLLLKNDLIEALFEEFYEREDEGFHALVESYGGKKEDSNLQDMILRIYDFIQSNPWPKEWLKEQVDIFNPERNEDFDATLWADMIKGQIRTEAQGLLEIADYALSLCYEPNGPEKYIEAIEDDIRILKKIIALSEGSIGDLYSYIQQITFSTLGRCGKNTDPNLKEEVNNLRKIVKEGVQKGFQEKIFFKSPEAMMEDVHKVFPILKALERVIHEFSDRFQSAKKEMGVIDFNDIEHYCLKILLDEKSTPQNIVPSLTALDLREKYKEILIDEYQDSNLVQETILGVISKKDTAYPNRFMVGDVKQSIYRFRLAKPDLFIEKYNSFSDQGEGKAQRIDLFQNFRSRENILHGVNFIFRQLMTPTLGEIEYDEKAALNPGANYPEAEHLNMGGPIEIHMIESESANDGSEEARGEEKQVGEELEELTNIELEAKIVTQRIQQLLSDEESFFVYDKKLGDYRRVEYRDIVILLRTTSQWSNIFMEELSRGGIPAYADVSSGYFDAVEVKTILSLLQIIDNPRQDIPLITVLRSPIVALNADELVEIRTVFSQGDFYESLLKYIDSSLEETQLTRKIRDFLEKLKRWRSEAAHISIDELLWMLYTETNYYNYLGAMPGGAQRQANLRILRDRAASYESTSFKGLFNFIRFIERMQRKQGDMGAAKIVGENENIVRIMSIHKSKGLEFPVVFVSGLGKQFNLQDLHQPVLLHQDLGLGPDYIDYERRIVYETAPKLAVKSKIMVETLSEEMRILYVAFTRAKEKLILTGTIKNIEAQARKWARQVSAKKEALSPYILTKAKTYLEWIGLSLVRHRDAETIRNWAGCLKAPEEVFYEDPSQWRIYSWTKEDITLRDENKAKEKERILEELLNWDTSIAYSPHREEIFNRLSWKYPYESSTALSVMVSVSELKKQHEKDMLEEQSTSLFKETGLSRPHFIEESKGLNATEKGILMHFVMKHLNLDEAKDYTDIEHQLLKMELKGLLSEEERKAIFIKDLLHFSRSQLAGRMRAALKVRKEVSFVLSLNAREIYKEIQCDEEVFVRGIIDCYFEEEDGIVLVDYKTDAIFDKENPEREIDQLMKKYEVQINLYARAIEELTGKRVKEKSLYLFSIGKAVSY; from the coding sequence GTGCAGTGGACAAATGAACAGCAGGCGGCAATTGATACCCGGGGATGCGATTTACTGGTTGCTGCAGCAGCAGGTTCAGGGAAAACGGCTGTATTGGTAGAACGCATTGTAAAGATGATTACGAACACCAGCAACCCAATAGATGTAGATGCTCTTTTGGTTGTGACCTTTACCAATGCTGCGGCAGCGGAGATGAGAGAGCGACTGGGAGAAGCTATTTCCAGGAAGTTAGAAGAAGAGCCCAGGAACACACATCTTCAAAAGCAATTGACGCTTCTTAACAGGGCATCTATCTCTACCATCCATTCCTTTTGTTTGGACGTTATCAGGAATCACTTTCATCTACTGGACTTAGACCCTTCATTTAGAATTGCGGATGAAGCAGAAATGCTGCTTTTAAAAAATGATTTGATCGAAGCACTTTTTGAAGAGTTTTATGAAAGGGAAGATGAAGGGTTCCATGCTTTGGTAGAAAGCTACGGAGGGAAAAAGGAAGATTCCAATCTTCAGGATATGATCCTTAGGATTTATGATTTTATTCAAAGCAACCCTTGGCCCAAAGAGTGGCTCAAAGAGCAAGTGGATATTTTTAATCCCGAGAGAAATGAAGATTTTGACGCAACCCTTTGGGCAGACATGATCAAGGGGCAGATCAGAACAGAAGCACAAGGCCTGCTTGAAATCGCTGATTATGCCTTATCTCTTTGTTATGAACCCAACGGGCCAGAGAAATATATAGAGGCCATAGAAGACGATATTCGAATCCTCAAAAAAATTATTGCACTGAGTGAAGGAAGTATAGGGGATTTGTACTCATATATTCAGCAAATTACTTTTTCAACCTTAGGAAGATGTGGGAAAAACACCGATCCCAACTTAAAAGAGGAAGTAAATAACCTCAGAAAAATTGTCAAAGAGGGAGTTCAAAAAGGTTTTCAGGAAAAGATATTCTTTAAATCTCCGGAAGCTATGATGGAAGATGTACATAAAGTTTTCCCCATTCTGAAAGCCTTGGAAAGGGTTATCCATGAATTTTCAGACCGCTTCCAGTCTGCCAAAAAAGAAATGGGTGTTATTGATTTTAATGATATAGAACATTATTGCCTGAAGATTCTTTTGGATGAAAAAAGCACTCCGCAAAATATTGTACCTTCTCTGACAGCTCTTGATTTAAGAGAAAAATACAAAGAAATTTTAATTGACGAATACCAGGACAGCAATCTGGTGCAGGAAACGATCCTTGGAGTTATTTCTAAAAAAGATACGGCTTATCCCAATCGTTTTATGGTAGGGGACGTAAAGCAGAGTATTTATCGCTTCCGTCTGGCAAAACCAGATTTATTCATTGAGAAATATAACTCCTTTTCAGATCAGGGAGAAGGCAAAGCGCAAAGAATCGATTTGTTTCAGAATTTTAGAAGCCGAGAAAATATCCTTCATGGAGTGAATTTCATTTTCAGACAGCTTATGACCCCAACTCTGGGGGAAATCGAATATGATGAGAAAGCGGCTTTAAATCCCGGGGCCAATTATCCTGAGGCAGAGCATCTCAATATGGGAGGCCCTATCGAGATACATATGATCGAATCAGAAAGCGCAAACGACGGGTCAGAAGAAGCTCGTGGGGAAGAAAAGCAAGTTGGAGAAGAACTTGAGGAACTTACAAATATCGAACTGGAAGCCAAAATCGTCACCCAAAGAATCCAGCAGCTCTTAAGCGATGAAGAATCATTCTTTGTATACGATAAAAAGCTTGGAGACTATAGAAGAGTAGAATACCGGGATATAGTCATTCTTCTTCGTACCACTTCCCAGTGGTCCAATATATTTATGGAAGAATTATCAAGGGGCGGGATACCGGCTTATGCAGATGTTTCATCGGGATATTTTGATGCGGTGGAAGTAAAAACCATCTTAAGCCTGCTGCAAATCATAGACAATCCACGACAGGATATTCCGCTGATCACAGTACTGCGTTCTCCCATTGTTGCTTTAAATGCCGATGAATTGGTGGAGATTCGGACAGTTTTTTCTCAGGGAGATTTTTACGAATCTCTGCTAAAATATATTGACAGCAGCCTGGAAGAAACCCAATTAACAAGAAAGATAAGAGATTTCCTTGAAAAGCTTAAAAGATGGAGAAGTGAAGCTGCTCATATTTCCATTGATGAGCTGCTTTGGATGCTATATACCGAAACCAACTACTATAACTATTTAGGCGCTATGCCGGGAGGTGCCCAAAGACAGGCAAACCTGAGAATCTTAAGGGATCGGGCAGCAAGCTATGAGTCTACCAGTTTCAAGGGACTGTTTAATTTTATTCGATTCATAGAAAGAATGCAGCGAAAGCAAGGGGATATGGGAGCTGCTAAAATTGTAGGCGAAAATGAAAACATCGTTCGTATTATGAGTATACACAAAAGCAAAGGATTGGAATTCCCTGTGGTTTTTGTATCCGGTTTAGGCAAGCAGTTTAACCTTCAGGATTTACATCAGCCTGTATTGCTTCATCAGGATTTAGGATTAGGTCCTGATTACATTGATTATGAAAGAAGAATTGTCTATGAAACGGCACCGAAACTGGCGGTTAAATCAAAAATTATGGTAGAAACTCTTTCAGAAGAAATGAGGATCCTCTATGTTGCTTTCACAAGAGCCAAAGAAAAACTCATTTTAACAGGAACCATAAAGAATATAGAAGCCCAGGCCAGAAAATGGGCAAGACAGGTATCTGCAAAAAAAGAGGCTCTTTCACCCTACATCCTTACAAAAGCCAAGACCTATTTGGAGTGGATTGGTTTAAGTCTGGTAAGACACAGAGACGCAGAAACTATAAGAAACTGGGCTGGCTGTCTTAAGGCGCCGGAAGAAGTTTTCTATGAAGATCCTTCCCAGTGGAGGATTTATAGCTGGACGAAAGAGGATATTACGTTGCGGGATGAAAATAAGGCTAAAGAAAAAGAGCGTATATTAGAAGAACTTTTAAACTGGGATACCAGCATAGCCTACAGTCCCCATAGAGAAGAGATATTTAACAGACTGTCCTGGAAGTATCCTTATGAATCCTCCACTGCATTATCGGTTATGGTATCCGTGTCAGAACTTAAAAAACAGCATGAAAAAGACATGCTGGAAGAACAGAGTACATCCCTTTTCAAAGAAACTGGGCTTTCCCGTCCACATTTCATTGAAGAATCAAAGGGACTAAATGCCACAGAAAAAGGTATTTTAATGCATTTTGTTATGAAACATTTGAATTTGGATGAAGCTAAGGATTATACGGATATAGAGCATCAGTTGCTTAAGATGGAGCTAAAAGGGTTATTGTCTGAAGAAGAAAGGAAAGCGATTTTTATTAAAGATCTACTTCATTTTTCAAGATCCCAGTTGGCTGGGAGGATGAGAGCAGCACTGAAAGTCAGGAAAGAAGTTTCGTTTGTTCTGTCTCTTAATGCCAGGGAAATCTATAAAGAAATCCAATGTGATGAAGAAGTGTTTGTCAGAGGGATCATTGACTGCTATTTTGAAGAAGAAGACGGAATTGTCCTGGTTGACTATAAGACAGATGCCATCTTTGACAAAGAAAATCCCGAGAGGGAGATTGACCAATTGATGAAAAAGTACGAAGTACAGATTAATCTATATGCAAGAGCCATTGAAGAACTTACAGGAAAAAGAGTAAAAGAAAAATCTCTCTACCTGTTTAGTATAGGCAAAGCTGTGTCCTATTAA